In Pirellulales bacterium, the following are encoded in one genomic region:
- a CDS encoding M56 family metallopeptidase — MTTDLHPIVELACRQLWQVTLVALLAAAVLRFACHRRPQLAYLVGLVVLLKCWVPPVWSSYGGIFCWPPQINLAPASSEQSREGPSLAASASAPAIAASPTERRPDQTADAAPANVPSRPLTQAEAMNGRTVTALVFFTAWLAGAVGFLVRACVDGWRWRSGIRAVPAPDHSRLEGLVGEIAARLGLRRRPTVVVTSTSTGPGVFGLWRPTVVVPLRLLAGRDTKDLAMVLAHEMIHIRRGDLYVGVFQFATQVVWWFHPLVWCICRAVTRERERSCDEAVLAALDCPPASYAQCLLDVLRVKRRSPVLPAFPGMRAADVTQRRIEHIMRSNVAARSRTPLRYWLMAAAALCLVLPGQRLTVAMPGNPHTPVVVEAREVSPPPATDRQPSDDASTAPEEKDPPPSADAAANADGPSATGAAGNDEQPSAIDQAIDRGIRFLRGQQKADGFWPDPVGYPGGITGLCTLALLKHGIKPDDPSLRLTLAHLGPLQPSMTYSTAVQTLVFCAAGPQTHRKTIERNVEWLALQQKQQGPFTGAWGYPQARGDNSNTAFAVAALYEADRVGVKTANAVWRRTLDYYVNTQNNNGSWGYKPGLGGTGSMTSQGLYCVTAAAKVLGEDKPDQPAAKSIENAAAWLARNFRVDGNPGIRGQGWQFYYLLALAKAGRISGKARFGEHDWFDDGSKTLLNLQQLDGSWKGTGHAEDDPHLATSMAILFLLQGRDSPARAPNE, encoded by the coding sequence CGAATTGGCCTGCCGGCAACTCTGGCAAGTGACCTTGGTGGCGCTCTTGGCCGCAGCGGTCCTGCGCTTCGCATGCCATCGCCGGCCGCAGCTTGCTTATCTCGTCGGGCTGGTGGTCTTGCTGAAATGTTGGGTGCCGCCCGTCTGGAGCAGTTACGGCGGCATTTTTTGTTGGCCGCCGCAGATCAACCTGGCGCCGGCGAGCAGCGAGCAGTCCCGCGAAGGTCCGTCGCTGGCGGCGTCCGCGAGTGCTCCTGCGATCGCAGCCTCACCGACGGAGCGACGGCCCGATCAGACCGCAGACGCTGCGCCCGCGAATGTTCCATCGCGTCCGTTGACACAAGCAGAAGCCATGAACGGCCGCACGGTCACGGCGCTCGTGTTCTTCACGGCTTGGCTTGCGGGGGCCGTCGGTTTCCTGGTCCGGGCGTGCGTCGATGGATGGCGATGGAGAAGCGGCATTCGTGCGGTGCCGGCCCCCGACCACAGTCGCTTGGAGGGCCTGGTGGGCGAAATCGCCGCTCGGCTTGGCTTGCGACGGCGGCCAACGGTTGTCGTGACCTCGACGTCGACCGGACCTGGCGTGTTTGGCCTGTGGCGGCCGACGGTCGTCGTACCGCTGCGGTTGCTTGCCGGCCGCGACACGAAAGACCTGGCGATGGTGCTTGCCCATGAGATGATTCACATTCGCCGCGGCGATCTTTACGTGGGCGTGTTTCAGTTCGCGACGCAGGTCGTGTGGTGGTTCCATCCACTCGTCTGGTGCATCTGCCGGGCGGTCACGCGAGAGCGAGAGCGTTCGTGCGACGAAGCCGTGCTGGCGGCGCTGGATTGCCCGCCGGCGTCGTATGCTCAATGTTTGCTGGATGTGCTGCGTGTGAAGCGGCGATCGCCGGTGCTGCCGGCGTTTCCGGGCATGCGTGCGGCCGACGTCACGCAACGGCGAATCGAACACATCATGCGATCGAACGTTGCCGCTCGCAGCCGAACGCCGCTCCGCTACTGGTTGATGGCCGCCGCCGCGTTGTGCCTGGTGTTGCCGGGCCAGCGGCTGACGGTGGCCATGCCCGGCAATCCGCATACGCCGGTTGTCGTTGAGGCACGAGAGGTATCGCCTCCGCCTGCCACGGACCGCCAGCCATCCGACGACGCCTCGACCGCGCCTGAAGAAAAAGATCCACCGCCGTCCGCCGACGCAGCGGCGAACGCCGACGGTCCGTCAGCGACGGGTGCGGCAGGCAACGACGAGCAACCATCGGCCATCGACCAGGCGATCGACCGTGGCATTCGTTTTCTCAGAGGCCAACAAAAGGCTGACGGCTTCTGGCCCGATCCGGTCGGTTATCCCGGCGGCATCACGGGGCTGTGTACGCTTGCCCTGCTCAAGCATGGAATAAAACCGGACGATCCTTCCCTCCGGCTCACACTCGCTCACCTTGGGCCCTTGCAGCCAAGCATGACTTACAGTACCGCAGTTCAAACGCTCGTGTTCTGCGCCGCTGGCCCTCAGACCCATCGGAAGACAATCGAGCGCAATGTCGAATGGCTCGCCTTGCAGCAGAAGCAGCAGGGGCCGTTCACCGGCGCCTGGGGCTACCCTCAAGCGCGGGGCGACAACTCGAACACGGCCTTCGCCGTCGCGGCGTTGTACGAAGCGGACCGGGTCGGCGTAAAAACCGCAAACGCGGTCTGGCGGCGAACGCTCGATTATTATGTAAACACGCAGAACAACAACGGCTCCTGGGGATACAAGCCCGGTCTGGGCGGCACGGGCAGCATGACCAGCCAGGGGCTGTATTGCGTGACCGCGGCGGCGAAAGTGTTGGGCGAAGACAAGCCCGACCAACCGGCCGCCAAGTCCATTGAAAACGCGGCGGCCTGGTTGGCGCGGAATTTCAGAGTTGATGGGAACCCAGGCATCCGCGGGCAGGGGTGGCAATTCTATTACTTGCTCGCACTTGCCAAGGCCGGGCGGATTTCCGGTAAGGCGAGATTCGGCGAGCACGACTGGTTCGATGATGGATCGAAGACGCTGCTCAACTTGCAGCAGCTCGATGGCTCATGGAAAGGCACCGGGCACGCCGAAGACGACCCGCACCTTGCCACGAGCATGGCGATATTGTTCTTGCTGCAAGGCCGCGACAGTCCAGCGCGAGCACCCAATGAATAA